Genomic window (Vigna radiata var. radiata cultivar VC1973A chromosome 1, Vradiata_ver6, whole genome shotgun sequence):
TCAATGAGATATTCACAAATAACTATGCAAGAGATGACACGATaattacaaggaaaaaaaagagatagaattgaattaaacttacCCATTGTGAATGAATCCAACAACGTGGTCCTCGACGACAAACGGAAGGAACTCAGATTGTTTTTCCTATAAGCAAGTTCAATGTCAACAACAAAGACTATGATTAAACTCAATTCTGATGGAGCCAAACACTGCACCAATGAAGTTGAATAGacagaaataaaaacaagtgtATCCTATAATCTAGTGCCTGCTTGGTTTCACTTCAACTCATAAAATCACGTTAAGATACCCACTATCAtgaatttatataacttttcatATATTTGGTCTCATGCAGTGTCCAAAATTGATTTTCAgttataaaacaattaacacTACATTTTAGTACTAACACAATGCTTCAGTCTAAAACCAATTCCGTTAAAAAACAATATCGCAATTCAATAGCACTCAAACCAATTTCGCAAAGGCTCAACCACCCACAAACTTAAAATTAGCCAGACCCATAATTCAAAAAccgaaaagaaaataaatttacagTAAAAAAGAGGGTATGACGCACGAACACACAATTGGGCGTCTCTATATATGAAATTTGCTTCATTCATTCAGTGTTTGTGTTTTCCAAGGAAGCAAAGAGAACGGCGCAAAGAGCTTACAGAACCACGATTGCATAGTTGAACTTTGTTCAAGAAGCCTTGGAGATAGCGAGAGCGGTCTTGTGTGTCAGTTTGAGATTCAGATATGCCAATGGCATCGTTCCATGTGAACGATAATgtgacagaagaagaaaaagacgaGGCCAAGCTGAAGTTGGTGGAAGTTGTGGAGGGAAAAGGGTGAGAGGGAAGGAATGAAGAGAAGGGTCGTGATCTGACGTAGCTCAAAGTAGCAAATTTGCTGATGCAGCAAACTGTTCCCATTGCTGTCTCTGGTTTGTTCAACAGAACAAAGTTAAGGTATCTGTGTCGTGAAATGAACAAAGGAGTGTAGACACTGTTTTGTTTTTGTCAATTTAGGCCTTGTTTGTCTCAGGCCCATTTTAAAAATGGGCCAGATATTTTCAACTCTCTCTCATATAATGATTAATGAGATACTACTATATTACtgattaaaacaagaaaaaaaaaaaaaatatatatatatatatatatatatatatatttatatgtgttTATATGTGTCTTTTAATAAAGGAGTTGATTGATTAGGATTAAATATCATGAAAATTTATCATCTCTGCTATCCCAGTTCAAGAGTGAACTTTGGAGAGCTTTCTCCAACACCATCATGCCAGGTTCAACGGCAAATGCAGCCCAGATGAAGCCGACCATTGGTTCCAAGACATGGAACGTATTTTTGAGGCAAAGGGGTGTCCAGATGATAGGAAGTTGGCCTATACTCAATATCTGCTGACAGGAGAAGTTGGCCATTGGTGGAACAACATGAGAGCCATCCTTGAGAGGCGTGGAACTCCTATTACTTGGGAGTTATTCAAGACCAAATTTTACACAGAATACTTCCCTGATAGTGTCCGCTTTGCAAAAGAAGTGGAGTTTCTTGAGCTAACACAAGGAAACAGGTCGGTGACTGAATATGCCGACTGCTTTAAACACCTCCTTCGCTTCAGCACGGTGCAAGTGAATGAAGATTGGCAGTGCCGAAAGTTTGAGAATGGTTTGAGGAAGGATGTCAAGCTTATGGTGAAGGGATTACGCATCCGAGAGTTTCCCGCCTTGGTGGAAATGGCTAGGGACATGGAGAAAACCAAGGGAGAACCTGAAGTGCAGCAGAGCCAGAGAGTCCAACCACTGAGGGTTGGCGGACCCGTAGTCTTCAGAGGGGGATCCAGCTCGAGGACAACCCCTTTCTCTCGACCCACATCTTTGGGGTCCAGGggttcttcctcctcttctcaGCCCTCAGTGCAGCTGGGGCCACCCAGTTATGCCAACCCTGTGAGATGCTACATGTGTGGAGGACCACACCTCCAGTCTGTGTGCCCTCGTCTGATAGGGTACAAGAGGTGTAACCTTTGTAGGAGGGACGACCATTATGCTAGAGACTGCCCTACAGTCAGGAGGACCGGACCACCACCACCACGTCTAGCGGACAGAGCTATTTAGAGAGGTGGTGCCAGACCACAGGCTGCAGGGAGAGTTTACGCATTGACTGGAGCCGAAGCAGCCAGTGCAGGTAACTTGATAGTCAGTAGTTGCTTGTTATTTGGAGCTTCCTGCGTGACCTTATTTGATTCAGGAGCGACACACTCTTTTGTGTCAAAGGCGTGTGTGGAGAGGCTTGGGTTAGCAGTCAGAGAGCTCCAGTGTGATCTGGTGGTTTCTACACCAATAGCTGGGCTAGTCGGGACGTCTTCGGTATGTTCCAGATGTCTTATAGAGGTTGAGGGCCGAAGGTTCAGGGTGAACCTTATCTGTCTACCCTTACAAGGGTTAGAAGTCATTCTGGGAATGGATTGGTTAGCCACTAATCGCATTCTTCTTGATTGCGGAAGGAAGAAGCTCATCTTTCCTAATGACGACGAAGTGGCACTTTTGACACTTAGCATGATTGTGCAAGACATCTGGGATGGCGCGAGTTGCTTCATAATCATGACTCACCTAGATGCAACTCAAGACTCGAACTCCTCGACTCAGGGAGACCAAAGGATGAATATGCAGGTGGTGAATGAGTTCTTGGATGTCTTTCCCGAAGAGGTTCCCGGTCCACCTCCTCCCCGTGAGGTAGAATTCTCTATAGACCTGGTGTCAGTGCAGGACCAGTGTCTATAACTCCCTATAGAATGGCTCTAGCGGAGCTAGCAGAATTGAAGAAGCAGATTGAAGAGCTGCTAAAGAAGAAGTTTATTAGACCTAGTGTCTCATCATGGCCAGTTTCTCCTGTCAGCAGATATTGAGTATAGGCCAGCTTCCTATCATCTGGACACCCTTTTGCCTAAAAAATACGTTCCATGTCTTGGAACCAATGGTCGGCTTCATCTGGGCTGCATTTGCCGTTGAACCTGACAGGATGGTGTTGGAGAAAGCTCTCCAAAGTCCACTCTTGAACTGGGGTAGCAGTGGAGGTAGCACCCTGAGTGGGTACACCTCTGGCCAACATGTCCATCAGTTGCCTCTGGGTGTGATCAGACTCCATTCTAGCATTCTTGGCTGATATCCTAGCATTTTCAGTAGCTATTCTAGCAGCTTCTAGGTTTTGGAGGGCAACAATGTTCTGTTGCACTAGAGCAGTATTTTGCTGCTGAAGAGCCTCAAGTACAACCTCTAGTCTTGCATTGGACTCAGAGGGCTCGTTttgaggaggtggaggaggtGGAAGCCTAGGTGCCATGGTTCTGTTtcacaaagaaaaacagaacATCAATCGAGTCGAGGAAAAATAAAGCAATTACTTGGACATACTTAGAGTTACACAAACAAGAGCATGGCACACACAAAGGGATGTTGCTAAGAAggaaactgctctgataccataaatgtgacatccctattttataacgtacatgtatataaaaatcAAGACGTCACcataattgatataataaagCAGTTAGAGTGTTAAGATACTTAAGTTAGGATTACAGTAATCCAGgaaatttagaagaaatttaaaacacNNNNNNNNNNNNNNNNNNNNNNNNNNNNNNNNNNNNNNNNNNNNNNNNNNNNNNNNNNNNNNNNNNNNNNNNNNNNNNNNNNNNNNNNNNNNNNNNNNNNNNNNNNNNNNNNNNNNNNNNNNNNNNNNNNNNNNNNNNNNNNNNNNNNNNNNNNNNNNNNNNNNNNNNNNNNNNNaaggatgatcatcgcaaaagagaaacatacaacatacacaaaagcaaggcaagggtgagctaattatataaataaacatcataCAACAGgttaaacattttaatcataAGAGAGTACATGGATAGCAACCACATTTTATAGCAAACAACCTAAACATGTAagattctaga
Coding sequences:
- the LOC106756357 gene encoding uncharacterized protein LOC106756357 translates to MERIFEAKGCPDDRKLAYTQYLLTGEVGHWWNNMRAILERRGTPITWELFKTKFYTEYFPDSVRFAKEVEFLELTQGNRSVTEYADCFKHLLRFSTVQVNEDWQCRKFENGLRKDVKLMVKGLRIREFPALVEMARDMEKTKGEPEVQQSQRVQPLRVGGPVVFRGGSSSRTTPFSRPTSLGSRGSSSSSQPSVQLGPPSYANPVRCYMCGGPHLQSVCPRLIGYKRCNLCRRDDHYARDCPTVRRTGPPPPRLADRAI